One region of candidate division KSB1 bacterium genomic DNA includes:
- a CDS encoding Uma2 family endonuclease, with product MAIAIIPSTPKIQFTYEDYLELPDDGKRYEIIDGELYMSISPTPSHQKIVRNFLFALTLYLKRHPVGEVMPAPLEVFFSQTNIAQPDIIFISNERSDIIKPIQIKGAPDLVIEVLSPSTEKRDRTVKLKMYAKFGVREYWMAKEKTATVEIFRLQDDELVPVAPLGKSGVLTSPLFPGLEISLDEIFSF from the coding sequence ATGGCAATCGCAATCATTCCCTCCACTCCGAAAATTCAATTCACCTACGAAGATTATCTCGAGCTTCCAGATGATGGAAAACGTTACGAAATCATTGACGGGGAACTTTATATGTCCATTTCTCCAACACCCAGTCATCAAAAAATCGTCAGAAATTTTCTATTCGCGCTGACTCTTTATCTCAAAAGACATCCCGTCGGCGAGGTTATGCCGGCACCTCTGGAAGTCTTTTTCTCACAAACCAATATAGCGCAACCGGATATCATTTTTATCAGCAATGAACGCTCGGATATTATCAAACCGATTCAGATAAAAGGCGCGCCGGATTTGGTGATCGAAGTACTCTCTCCAAGCACGGAGAAACGCGACCGGACGGTCAAGTTAAAAATGTATGCTAAATTCGGCGTCCGCGAATATTGGATGGCGAAAGAAAAGACCGCCACTGTTGAAATCTTTCGTTTGCAGGATGATGAACTCGTTCCCGTCGCGCCCCTGGGAAAATCCGGTGTGCTCACTTCGCCGCTGTTTCCCGGGCTGGAGATTTCGCTGGATGAGATTTTCAGCTTTTGA
- a CDS encoding DNA internalization-related competence protein ComEC/Rec2 has protein sequence MAIAFCLGILLEHKLQLPGTMVSISFIIAFTGAAFIFLRQRKSDRARQGREENSAEFIAKNAWPRLQTVDYLLLAACLTAGMLRTHFELSPSPNAISAFAESSTEVMLLGKVNDLPEHRHERWRFPLLVQRVRTAAGWNNVNGAVMVFSDSLGEVEVGEQLLLRGFLRLADGSRNPGAFDYRAFLQAQDISAIFSCTDPAPLWRDKPRPAYSWRRAIAQSRIWINEQLSRFSHGQSLTLLRGLLIGERDEISKEIIEAFQRTGLVHILAVSGSNVGFIVLIIFVALWLLRVPRRWHLIFFLIGIVFYMFLTGAQPPVVRASIMATVIIIGESLERQADIYNSLGVAAIILLLWQPLQLLQLGFQLSFVAVLGIAYLYRPLALLFRRLLAFRWLPIRWTLSLLAVSFAAQLAILPFSLQAFGRLPVTAILGNLVIIPAAFIIVAATTVACVFSFLEFGLQAFGAIADFASNAMIKFTQWLAEIPLAYVDGVYVSPWLLLFYIITLALFVEWRRSHLARRWLLLAGLIVLNIFVWQGAWAAGAKLRVTFFDVGQGDAALLEFPHGHLLIDAGPLQENYDAAERVLIPFLRTRGIRQLDAVVISHPHADHLGGLPVLLREVKIKKVFICGVETDSPLEQRCEKLADSLRAPVLTLRAGERLPDFAPAEIWVLHPCRGEFNFEKLNDASIVIKVIFGQHAFLFPGDAEFESESHLLESAGVLDSDVLKVGHHGSKSSSLPHFLSAVSPQWAVVSVGRWNNFGHPDPRVLARYDSLGIRLLRTDRDGAVIFETDGKVLKRIR, from the coding sequence ATGGCCATTGCATTTTGCCTGGGCATCCTTTTGGAGCACAAGCTGCAATTGCCAGGAACGATGGTGTCAATCAGTTTCATCATCGCATTTACTGGCGCGGCTTTTATATTTTTGCGGCAGCGAAAAAGTGACCGCGCCCGCCAAGGACGAGAGGAGAATTCAGCGGAATTTATTGCGAAAAATGCCTGGCCCCGCCTCCAAACTGTTGACTATTTGCTGCTCGCGGCCTGCTTGACCGCCGGCATGTTGCGCACGCATTTCGAGCTAAGCCCGTCGCCAAACGCCATCAGCGCTTTCGCTGAGTCTTCCACGGAAGTGATGCTCTTGGGCAAAGTCAACGACCTGCCCGAACACCGCCATGAACGCTGGCGTTTTCCCTTGCTTGTGCAGCGCGTGCGAACCGCCGCGGGATGGAACAACGTGAACGGTGCCGTGATGGTTTTTAGCGACAGCCTCGGCGAGGTTGAAGTCGGCGAACAACTTCTGCTGCGCGGCTTTTTGCGTCTCGCCGACGGCAGCCGCAATCCCGGTGCCTTTGATTATCGCGCTTTTTTGCAGGCGCAAGATATTTCGGCAATATTCTCGTGCACTGATCCGGCGCCGCTTTGGCGCGACAAACCCCGCCCGGCTTACTCGTGGCGTCGCGCCATTGCCCAAAGCCGGATTTGGATCAATGAACAACTCAGCCGTTTTTCACACGGCCAATCTTTAACCCTGCTGCGCGGCTTGCTCATCGGCGAACGCGACGAAATCTCCAAAGAAATCATCGAGGCGTTTCAGCGCACCGGTTTGGTTCACATCCTCGCGGTGTCAGGCTCAAATGTCGGCTTCATCGTTCTCATCATTTTCGTCGCGCTCTGGTTGCTGCGCGTGCCCCGGCGCTGGCATCTGATTTTCTTTTTAATTGGAATAGTTTTTTATATGTTTCTCACCGGCGCCCAGCCGCCGGTCGTTCGCGCTTCGATCATGGCGACGGTAATCATCATCGGCGAAAGTCTCGAGCGCCAAGCCGATATTTACAACAGCCTCGGCGTCGCCGCCATCATCCTTTTGCTCTGGCAGCCGTTGCAGCTTTTACAGCTTGGCTTTCAATTATCCTTCGTTGCCGTGCTCGGCATTGCGTATCTTTACCGGCCGCTGGCGTTGCTTTTTCGGCGGCTGCTTGCATTTCGTTGGCTGCCCATTCGCTGGACGCTTTCATTATTGGCCGTTTCTTTCGCCGCGCAATTGGCAATCTTGCCTTTTTCCTTGCAGGCTTTTGGACGGCTGCCCGTCACAGCGATATTGGGAAATCTTGTCATCATTCCAGCCGCCTTTATCATCGTCGCTGCAACAACCGTGGCCTGCGTATTTTCTTTTCTCGAATTCGGCCTGCAAGCTTTTGGCGCTATAGCCGATTTCGCCTCCAACGCCATGATCAAATTCACCCAATGGCTTGCCGAGATTCCACTTGCCTACGTCGATGGCGTTTATGTTTCGCCGTGGCTGCTGCTTTTTTATATCATCACGCTGGCGCTTTTTGTCGAGTGGCGGCGCTCGCATTTGGCAAGACGCTGGTTGCTGCTGGCCGGTTTGATTGTCCTCAACATTTTCGTTTGGCAGGGCGCCTGGGCTGCCGGCGCCAAATTGCGCGTCACATTTTTTGACGTTGGACAAGGCGACGCGGCGCTTCTTGAATTTCCCCATGGCCACTTGCTCATCGACGCCGGTCCGCTTCAAGAAAACTACGACGCCGCCGAGCGTGTCCTGATTCCATTTCTGCGAACGCGCGGCATCCGCCAGCTCGACGCCGTTGTCATCTCGCATCCGCACGCTGATCACCTCGGCGGCCTGCCGGTGTTGTTGCGCGAAGTCAAAATCAAAAAAGTTTTTATTTGCGGGGTTGAAACGGATTCGCCGCTCGAACAGCGCTGCGAGAAGCTCGCCGACAGCTTGCGCGCGCCGGTATTGACTTTGCGCGCCGGTGAACGCCTGCCGGATTTTGCCCCCGCAGAAATTTGGGTGTTGCATCCGTGCCGCGGCGAGTTCAATTTTGAAAAGCTCAACGACGCTTCCATCGTCATCAAAGTTATTTTCGGGCAACACGCTTTTCTGTTTCCCGGCGATGCGGAATTTGAAAGCGAAAGCCATTTGCTTGAATCTGCCGGCGTATTGGACAGCGATGTTTTAAAAGTCGGTCATCACGGCAGCAAATCTTCCAGCCTGCCGCATTTTCTCAGCGCGGTAAGTCCGCAGTGGGCGGTGGTCTCGGTGGGTCGCTGGAATAATTTCGGACATCCCGATCCGCGAGTGCTGGCGCGCTACGACTCGCTGGGCATCCGGCTTTTGCGCACCGACCGCGACGGCGCGGTGATTTTTGAGACCGATGGCAAAGTTCTAAAAAGAATTCGCTGA
- a CDS encoding haloacid dehalogenase-like hydrolase, which produces MKILLFDIDGTLIHSGGSGKHAMEVAFEEIYRIAGGLDGVLLAGQTDPKILMDAFQKHHLAWRDEQVEKFKERYFIHLAEDMQRPRPTRRVMPGFPKLLEELKKMPDIHIGLLTGNWIRGAEIKLAYFDLWKYFEFGAFGDDEWDRNKLVPHALRRAEEKFGIRPQRDRVYVIGDTPRDIHCARPHGATAVAVATGEYSVAALRAEKPDFLFADFGATQKVLNVFR; this is translated from the coding sequence ATGAAAATCCTGCTCTTCGACATCGATGGCACTCTGATTCACTCCGGCGGCTCCGGCAAACATGCCATGGAAGTCGCGTTTGAAGAAATTTATCGGATTGCCGGCGGACTTGATGGCGTTCTGTTGGCCGGACAAACCGACCCGAAAATTTTGATGGATGCGTTTCAAAAGCATCATCTCGCCTGGCGAGACGAGCAAGTTGAAAAATTCAAAGAACGCTATTTCATTCATCTCGCCGAAGACATGCAGCGGCCGCGCCCGACGCGGCGCGTGATGCCCGGTTTTCCAAAACTGTTGGAAGAATTGAAGAAAATGCCCGATATTCATATCGGATTATTAACCGGCAACTGGATTCGCGGGGCAGAAATCAAGCTTGCATATTTCGATCTTTGGAAGTATTTTGAATTTGGCGCTTTTGGCGATGATGAATGGGATCGCAATAAACTCGTGCCGCACGCCTTGCGCCGCGCTGAAGAGAAATTCGGGATTCGCCCGCAGCGTGATCGTGTTTACGTGATCGGCGATACACCGCGCGATATCCACTGCGCGCGTCCACATGGCGCCACAGCTGTCGCCGTTGCCACCGGGGAGTATTCCGTTGCAGCCTTGCGCGCTGAAAAGCCGGATTTTCTGTTTGCGGATTTTGGCGCAACACAAAAAGTTTTGAATGTCTTTCGATGA
- a CDS encoding radical SAM protein has product MRITEIFYSIQGESSFIGTPCVFIRTTGCNLRCVWCDTAYSFYGGEEISLDEIMKTVESYGCQLVEITGGEPMLQKEIYELCDRLLAANYTVLIETGGSLDLSQLDPRVIKIVDLKCPGSGEVERNYWPNLEILQPHDQIKFVIKDRADYDWALKVIRQHRLDERFHLLFSPVFGEMELRPLAEWMLADHVKARLQIQLHKFIWSPEMRGV; this is encoded by the coding sequence ATGCGCATTACTGAGATTTTCTATTCCATTCAAGGCGAATCGAGCTTCATCGGCACGCCCTGCGTTTTCATCCGCACCACCGGCTGCAATTTGCGCTGTGTTTGGTGCGACACGGCTTATTCGTTTTACGGCGGTGAAGAGATCAGCCTCGACGAGATCATGAAAACAGTCGAGAGCTATGGCTGCCAACTCGTCGAGATCACCGGCGGCGAGCCGATGCTGCAAAAAGAAATTTATGAATTGTGCGACCGCCTGCTCGCGGCGAATTATACCGTGCTGATTGAAACCGGCGGCAGCCTCGATCTCTCCCAACTCGATCCTCGCGTGATCAAGATTGTCGATCTCAAATGCCCCGGCAGCGGCGAAGTTGAGCGCAATTACTGGCCGAATCTCGAAATTTTGCAGCCGCACGATCAAATCAAATTCGTCATCAAAGATCGCGCCGACTATGACTGGGCATTGAAGGTCATTCGACAGCATCGTCTCGATGAGCGCTTCCATCTGCTGTTTTCGCCGGTGTTCGGTGAAATGGAATTGCGGCCGCTGGCGGAGTGGATGCTGGCAGATCACGTGAAAGCACGATTGCAAATTCAATTGCACAAATTCATCTGGTCACCCGAAATGCGCGGCGTGTAA
- a CDS encoding thioredoxin domain-containing protein: MNPSSEYISRQLQEGRRPNRLIEEKSPYLLQHAFNPVDWHPWGEEAFEKARRENKPIFLSIGYSTCHWCHVMERESFENPDIAKLLNEYFVCIKVDREERPDVDKVYMTAVQAMTGSGGWPMSVWLTPNLQPFFAGTYFPPDSRYGRPGFPDLLKRLHAAWMEQREQVLKSAEEIIKALQEHTAIAAAPDSTLLLGPILRTAYSQFYSSYDERLGGFGQAPKFPRPAVFNFLLRYYARTNEKGALDMALATLRKMWAGGMNDHLGGGFHRYSVDAYWRVPHFEKMLYDQAQLVWSYLEAYQITHDDFFANAAHDILNYVLRDLTHPDGGFYSAEDADSAPEAAHPDKKEEGAFYLWRQHEICDLLGTEKAEIFNYCYGVSDTGNTISDPQGEFRDKNVLYAAYTLAEAARRFKRSEAEIKGILDDSKKKLFEVRKTRPRPQLDDKIITAWNGLMISAFARAYQVLDEPEYLQAAERAADFVLKQIYNPQTKTLKRRYRDGEAKYPAHLDDYAFFTMGLLDLYEAAFDIKWVDQAVALTETQNRLFWDKNDGGFYDTSGEDETILLRTKEDYDGAEPSGNSIAVLNLLRLSQMLDRKEWWDMAEKTLRLFAGRLQSIPHAMPQMLTAVDFSLDKPNQIFIAGQPQAPDTRLMLRAVHGRFMPNKILLLMDGGEGQDYFSRFLPFVKSMTSLNQKATVYVCENYTCQLPTTDIPVMVQLLERKKTAEEN; encoded by the coding sequence ATGAATCCTTCTTCAGAATATATTTCCCGCCAGTTGCAAGAGGGCCGCAGACCCAATCGCTTGATTGAAGAAAAAAGCCCGTATCTGTTGCAGCACGCTTTTAATCCGGTGGATTGGCATCCCTGGGGTGAAGAAGCTTTTGAGAAAGCGCGCCGCGAAAACAAACCGATTTTTCTTTCCATCGGCTATTCGACTTGCCACTGGTGTCACGTGATGGAGCGTGAGTCCTTCGAAAATCCGGACATCGCCAAACTCCTGAACGAATATTTTGTCTGCATCAAAGTCGATCGCGAAGAGCGGCCGGACGTCGATAAAGTGTACATGACGGCGGTGCAGGCCATGACCGGCAGCGGCGGCTGGCCGATGTCGGTTTGGCTCACGCCGAATTTGCAGCCGTTTTTTGCCGGCACGTATTTCCCGCCGGATTCGCGCTACGGCCGGCCCGGCTTTCCGGATTTGCTCAAACGCTTGCATGCCGCGTGGATGGAGCAGCGCGAGCAAGTTTTGAAATCCGCGGAAGAAATCATCAAAGCTTTGCAGGAACATACGGCGATTGCCGCCGCGCCGGATTCGACTTTGCTTTTGGGCCCGATTTTGCGCACCGCCTATTCGCAATTTTACAGCAGCTACGACGAACGGCTCGGCGGTTTTGGCCAGGCGCCGAAATTTCCCCGGCCGGCGGTTTTTAATTTTCTTCTGCGTTATTATGCGCGGACGAACGAAAAGGGCGCGCTGGACATGGCGCTCGCAACGTTGCGAAAAATGTGGGCCGGCGGCATGAACGATCATCTCGGCGGCGGCTTTCACCGTTATTCGGTGGATGCTTATTGGCGCGTGCCGCATTTCGAGAAAATGCTTTACGACCAGGCGCAGCTTGTGTGGTCGTATCTCGAAGCCTATCAGATTACGCATGATGATTTCTTCGCAAATGCCGCACACGACATACTCAATTACGTTTTACGCGACCTGACGCATCCCGACGGCGGATTTTACTCGGCGGAAGACGCCGACAGTGCACCGGAGGCCGCGCATCCCGATAAAAAAGAAGAAGGCGCTTTTTATCTCTGGCGTCAGCATGAAATCTGTGATCTGCTCGGCACAGAAAAAGCGGAAATTTTTAATTATTGCTATGGTGTCAGCGATACCGGCAACACCATCAGCGATCCCCAGGGCGAATTTCGCGACAAAAACGTGTTATACGCCGCTTATACCCTGGCCGAGGCCGCGCGCCGCTTCAAACGTTCGGAAGCCGAGATCAAAGGCATTTTGGATGACAGCAAGAAAAAGCTCTTTGAAGTGAGAAAAACGCGGCCGCGCCCGCAGCTCGATGACAAAATCATCACCGCCTGGAACGGCTTGATGATTTCGGCGTTCGCCCGCGCCTATCAAGTTCTCGACGAGCCGGAATATTTGCAAGCCGCCGAGCGCGCCGCCGATTTTGTCTTGAAACAAATTTACAATCCGCAAACTAAAACCCTCAAGCGCCGTTACCGCGACGGCGAGGCGAAATATCCCGCGCATCTCGACGATTACGCCTTTTTCACGATGGGCTTGCTCGATCTTTACGAAGCCGCGTTTGACATAAAATGGGTCGATCAGGCCGTTGCACTCACGGAAACGCAAAACCGCCTTTTCTGGGATAAAAACGACGGCGGTTTCTACGACACCTCCGGCGAAGATGAAACGATCTTATTGCGCACGAAAGAAGATTACGACGGCGCCGAGCCTTCGGGCAATTCCATCGCGGTCTTGAATCTTCTCCGTCTCTCGCAGATGCTTGACAGAAAAGAATGGTGGGACATGGCCGAAAAAACCCTGCGGCTCTTCGCCGGGCGTTTGCAAAGCATTCCGCACGCCATGCCGCAAATGCTCACCGCCGTCGACTTCAGCCTCGACAAGCCGAACCAGATCTTCATCGCCGGCCAACCGCAGGCGCCGGACACCCGTTTGATGCTGCGCGCGGTGCATGGGCGTTTCATGCCCAACAAAATTTTGCTGCTCATGGACGGCGGCGAAGGCCAGGATTATTTCAGCCGGTTTTTGCCGTTTGTCAAATCCATGACGAGCTTGAATCAAAAGGCGACGGTGTATGTTTGCGAAAACTACACCTGCCAATTGCCGACGACGGATATCCCGGTGATGGTCCAGTTACTCGAACGCAAGAAAACTGCAGAAGAAAATTAA
- a CDS encoding CHAT domain-containing protein — MMKEGGVSRHRREYNLIASFARGVFMLLLVVMLSPSARAQQIPTAYWRAAQAMGEDDYPTARRLFSTMLLGKDYYFNAYWRLAECYALEGRFDQGQAFFKNLLTRGAPAGEVYSALSFLAEIQGDSKRNAEYCWQAVQHRTEFLSRHQKLIDLAPAFGLEQQVREHLTARLAKNPRDWPAQYALAYWEKSRGRLEAAMTQFAKLSAAGLTSWRVYYQWAMQLMLINKLDSAQTVVDRGLAATATINDKDGEAQLLHFKGYLFMRQGRFHSADSILSRAEQLSREIGYLTLQSDLAATISGLRLRQGRLQQALAQAKIVAEISTRLHNQYGKMQAHHYAAEAYHAMGLYEKERQERMQAYQWADSSKNESNRQIMMHNLAGVYQAVGDHYQALAYFEEVIAFARKHQQMLYLASCLQSQAVSLAELHRFDEAEKHYEEALTIARKGDLKELECGILLNFAGLWQKRDNWNMVEKAAATALSLARRAQLKTGVIEALVQLGEAELHNRQVRQAEEHFREAQRLSAEAGFYLPLIASMNGLGRIAAASGNNDKAAAILSEAAALVSRRIFSEHAAATSSLLPLEKELFFALSRAYIRLHEPARALESIEQMRDLVVRRRLQQSGLFTYTALADSFRQQGARLDTLLLQKRLQLARLMAADSASDKMIQLRLEIAGLELRQNQLWEKIGLAAGKNFSAYTSLQLSSFQQELAKRQEVALVYLVGEDGVLILALDGETIQAHELEIKKTELQALISQVNPALHYALQDSQHLQLISPLLFRYQPRTASQLYQLLLAGFIDKTPGKKLLLIPDEQLHFLPFEILLTDATTDTLAKNYRQLPFALKNYTVRYASSLQAAFNQQSRHAQTPATVVALAQAMPRLDNSTNGFADLWQTRSEVLKIRKILGRAAVEIVEGPFSTGTEWRNDLRQSAILHFAVHSEAQNAEPLSSRIILEERETGSTSLYAFEIFAMHLPDGRLAFLSSCNTASGVLRGSEGLQGFVQAFRAAGIPSVIGSLWPAEAEASSRLAAEFYRHLRGGESAAEALRRAKLALLETDKSLPFFWAAFQYYGVDQTFRFRQGLDMTPFAAVILAALILGAIRRFRWPSSRSN, encoded by the coding sequence ATGATGAAGGAAGGTGGCGTCTCTCGACACCGGCGGGAGTATAATCTGATCGCCTCTTTCGCGCGAGGCGTTTTCATGTTGTTGTTGGTTGTCATGCTTTCACCATCGGCGCGCGCGCAGCAGATTCCCACAGCGTATTGGCGCGCCGCGCAAGCGATGGGCGAAGACGATTATCCCACCGCCCGGCGGCTCTTCTCAACGATGCTGTTGGGGAAGGATTACTATTTCAACGCCTACTGGCGCCTCGCCGAATGTTATGCGCTCGAAGGGCGTTTTGATCAAGGCCAGGCCTTCTTCAAGAATTTACTCACCCGCGGCGCGCCGGCTGGCGAAGTTTACAGCGCGCTGTCCTTCCTCGCCGAGATACAGGGCGATAGCAAGCGAAACGCCGAATATTGCTGGCAAGCCGTGCAGCATCGCACCGAATTTTTATCGCGGCACCAAAAGTTGATCGATCTGGCGCCGGCGTTTGGACTCGAACAACAAGTGCGCGAACATTTAACGGCCCGTCTTGCTAAAAACCCTCGAGATTGGCCGGCGCAATATGCTTTGGCTTATTGGGAAAAATCGCGAGGCCGGCTCGAAGCAGCCATGACCCAATTTGCGAAACTCTCTGCCGCCGGTCTTACAAGCTGGCGCGTTTACTATCAGTGGGCCATGCAGCTTATGCTCATCAACAAACTGGATTCAGCACAAACCGTTGTTGATCGAGGCCTGGCGGCGACGGCAACCATAAACGACAAAGATGGCGAAGCCCAGCTTCTGCATTTTAAAGGTTATCTGTTCATGCGGCAAGGCCGCTTTCATAGTGCTGATTCAATTTTAAGCCGCGCTGAACAATTGAGCCGTGAAATCGGATATCTCACTTTGCAATCCGATCTGGCGGCAACGATTTCGGGTCTGCGATTGCGGCAAGGCCGCTTGCAGCAGGCTCTTGCGCAGGCGAAAATAGTGGCGGAAATATCGACAAGGCTGCATAATCAATATGGCAAGATGCAGGCGCATCATTATGCGGCAGAGGCCTATCATGCGATGGGCCTGTATGAAAAGGAGAGACAGGAGCGAATGCAAGCGTATCAATGGGCCGATTCATCAAAAAATGAGAGCAATCGTCAAATTATGATGCATAATTTGGCCGGGGTGTATCAGGCAGTTGGAGATCATTACCAAGCCCTGGCTTATTTTGAGGAAGTGATCGCTTTTGCGCGCAAGCACCAACAAATGCTTTATCTCGCTTCGTGCTTGCAGAGTCAGGCCGTTTCGCTTGCCGAGCTGCATCGCTTTGATGAGGCGGAGAAACATTACGAAGAAGCCCTGACCATCGCAAGAAAAGGTGATCTAAAAGAATTGGAGTGCGGCATCCTTTTAAACTTTGCCGGATTGTGGCAAAAACGCGATAACTGGAACATGGTGGAAAAGGCGGCCGCCACAGCGCTGTCATTGGCTCGGCGCGCGCAGTTGAAAACCGGCGTGATCGAAGCGCTTGTCCAATTGGGCGAAGCGGAATTGCATAATCGGCAAGTGCGCCAAGCCGAGGAACATTTTCGTGAGGCGCAACGATTGAGCGCCGAAGCGGGATTTTATCTTCCTCTTATTGCGAGCATGAACGGATTGGGCCGGATAGCCGCTGCCTCAGGCAATAATGACAAGGCGGCCGCCATTCTGAGCGAAGCGGCGGCCTTGGTATCGCGGCGAATTTTTTCCGAACATGCGGCTGCCACTTCTTCGCTTCTGCCCTTGGAAAAGGAATTATTTTTTGCATTGAGCCGCGCCTATATTCGCCTGCACGAACCGGCGCGAGCCTTGGAAAGTATCGAACAAATGCGCGATCTCGTGGTGCGCCGGCGATTGCAACAAAGCGGGTTATTTACATATACCGCTCTCGCTGACAGCTTTCGCCAGCAAGGCGCCCGGCTCGATACCCTGCTTTTGCAAAAGCGTCTGCAGCTCGCCAGGCTTATGGCGGCCGATTCGGCGAGCGATAAAATGATACAACTGCGGCTCGAGATTGCCGGCCTTGAGCTCCGGCAAAATCAGCTTTGGGAAAAAATCGGCTTGGCTGCGGGAAAAAATTTTAGTGCCTACACTAGCTTGCAGTTGTCTTCTTTTCAACAAGAGTTGGCCAAACGGCAGGAAGTGGCGCTGGTTTATTTAGTGGGTGAAGATGGGGTGCTTATTTTGGCCTTGGATGGCGAGACGATTCAAGCTCATGAGTTGGAAATTAAAAAAACAGAGTTGCAAGCTCTCATCAGCCAGGTGAATCCGGCGTTGCATTATGCGCTGCAAGATTCGCAGCATTTACAATTGATTTCGCCCCTGCTTTTTCGATACCAGCCGCGGACCGCAAGCCAGCTCTATCAATTGCTCCTGGCCGGCTTTATTGACAAAACGCCCGGCAAAAAATTGCTTTTAATTCCTGATGAACAATTGCATTTTTTGCCTTTTGAAATTTTGTTGACGGACGCCACAACGGATACGCTGGCAAAAAATTATCGGCAATTGCCGTTCGCGCTGAAAAATTATACCGTGCGCTATGCCAGCTCGCTACAGGCTGCATTCAATCAGCAATCGCGCCACGCGCAAACACCGGCCACCGTTGTTGCGCTTGCCCAAGCGATGCCTCGATTAGATAACAGCACAAACGGCTTTGCCGACCTTTGGCAGACCCGCAGCGAAGTTCTGAAGATTCGGAAAATTTTAGGCCGGGCTGCAGTTGAAATTGTGGAGGGGCCCTTTTCCACCGGCACGGAATGGCGAAATGATTTGAGACAATCTGCGATCTTGCATTTTGCCGTGCACAGCGAAGCGCAAAATGCCGAGCCGTTGTCTTCACGAATTATTTTGGAGGAACGAGAGACCGGCTCGACGAGCCTCTATGCCTTCGAAATCTTTGCCATGCACCTGCCGGACGGGCGGCTGGCGTTTTTAAGCAGTTGCAACACCGCGTCCGGCGTCTTGCGTGGCAGCGAAGGCCTTCAAGGTTTTGTGCAGGCGTTTCGCGCCGCCGGGATTCCGAGTGTCATCGGCAGCTTGTGGCCGGCCGAGGCCGAAGCCAGCTCCCGGCTTGCTGCAGAATTTTATCGCCATCTGCGCGGCGGCGAGTCGGCGGCAGAAGCGCTTCGACGTGCCAAATTGGCTTTATTGGAAACTGACAAATCCCTCCCCTTTTTCTGGGCTGCTTTTCAATACTACGGTGTTGATCAAACTTTCCGTTTCCGCCAAGGCCTCGATATGACGCCTTTTGCAGCCGTTATCCTTGCCGCATTGATTCTCGGCGCCATACGCCGGTTTCGCTGGCCTTCCTCTCGCTCA